One window of the Pyrus communis chromosome 17, drPyrComm1.1, whole genome shotgun sequence genome contains the following:
- the LOC137722008 gene encoding protein NUCLEAR FUSION DEFECTIVE 4-like: MSEAPPTPSTGCTGNLPSFVLFAAKSRWFSVFASLMVMSGSGTIYLFGTYSKELKTTFGYDQETLNLLGFFKDLGANIGIFAGLIAEVTPTWLVLLIGAAMNFFGYFMMWLGVRGKIAKPEIWHMCVYMYIAANSLSFVNTGVMVTCVKNFPQSRGIMIGLLKGYIGLSGAIITQIYLALYGFQDKRALILLIGWLPAAISVVFLCTIRPIKITAAVENQQQKRLHKVFFRFLYVSIVLALFLMAMTLTQKSVVFPRVAQATTAAVVCFLLLIPLLIIIREELVSWTLTKQEPRRIALEETQEQGQRDQGPQELELDQEIKPKGTSFFSNIFKKPPRGEDYTILQAILSIDMLLIFIATLFGLGSSFTATDNLGQIGEALGYKPQTINTFVSLISIWNFFGRIFSGFVSEILLTRYKIPRPLMLTVVLTLEGIAYLLIAFAFPGSLYIASVIIGFTLGAQLPLALAIISEVFGLKYYSTLFNCGHLASPLGSYLLNVRVTGMLYDKEARKELARLGLHRIKGQDLTCIGTRCYKLSFTVLTATTLVSALASLILLMRTLKFYRSDIYKKFRENTENVVEAVHTENVVEAVHTDNVVEAVHTENTENVVEAVHTDNVVEAVHTENVVEAVHTEMASSSPAPTH, encoded by the coding sequence ATGAGTGAGGCACCACCAACACCATCAACTGGGTGCACCGGAAATCTACCGAGTTTCGTACTTTTCGCGGCAAAAAGCCGATGGTTTTCCGTTTTCGCTTCGTTGATGGTGATGTCCGGTTCAGGTACAATTTATCTGTTTGGAACCTATTCCAAAGAGCTCAAAACCACCTTTGGCTATGACCAAGAAACCCTCAACCTGCTGGGGTTCTTCAAAGACCTTGGGGCCAACATCGGCATTTTCGCTGGCTTAATAGCCGAGGTAACACCAACGTGGCTTGTGCTCCTCATTGGGGCTGCCATGAACTTCTTCGGCTACTTCATGATGTGGTTAGGCGTCAGAGGAAAGATCGCGAAGCCGGAAATCTGGCACATGTGTGTCTACATGTACATTGCAGCAAATTCTCTGAGCTTTGTGAACACAGGAGTTATGGTTACTTGCGTCAAAAACTTCCCACAAAGCCGCGGCATCATGATTGGCCTCCTCAAAGGGTACATCGGCCTCAGTGGGGCTATCATCACCCAAATATATCTAGCATTGTATGGATTTCAGGACAAGAGAGCTCTGATTCTTCTCATCGGTTGGCTCCCTGCTGCAATCTCAGTTGTGTTTCTGTGCACGATTCGTCCAATAAAAATCACAGCAGCTGttgaaaatcaacaacaaaaacgACTACACAAAGTGTTTTTTCGCTTTCTGTACGTGTCGATTGTTCTTGCCTTGTTTCTCATGGCAATGACTTTGACTCAGAAATCGGTTGTCTTCCCCCGGGTAGCCCAAGCTACGACTGCCGCGGTGGTTTGCTTCCTGCTTTTGATTCCTCTCTTGATTATCATCAGAGAGGAGTTAGTCAGCTGGACACTGACGAAACAAGAACCCCGTCGAATAGCCTTAGAGGAAACACAAGAACAAGGACAACGAGATCAAGGACCACAAGAACTAGAGTTGGATCAAGAGATCAAGCCGAAAGGTACGTCGTTCTTCTCAAACATTTTCAAGAAACCACCAAGAGGAGAAGACTACACCATTTTACAAGCAATCTTGAGCATTGACATGCTACTCATATTCATCGCAACATTATTTGGACTTGGATCGAGCTTCACTGCTACCGACAACCTTGGCCAAATCGGCGAAGCTTTGGGTTACAAACCTCAGACCATAAACACATTTGTGTCACTCATCAGCATATGGAACTTCTTCGGCCGAATCTTTTCTGGTTTTGTATCCGAAATCCTACTGACAAGGTATAAAATCCCAAGACCCCTTATGCTCACTGTTGTTCTTACACTAGAAGGCATTGCCTACCTTCTCATTGCTTTTGCATTCCCTGGTTCCCTGTACATTGCTTCAGTCATCATCGGGTTTACTCTCGGCGCTCAGTTACCACTGGCTTTGGCAATCATTTCTGAAGTTTTCGGGTTGAAGTACTACTCCACCCTCTTCAATTGTGGACATTTGGCGAGTCCCCTCGGGAGTTATTTACTCAATGTGAGGGTCACCGGAATGCTCTATGACAAAGAGGCAAGGAAGGAGCTTGCTAGGCTGGGTCTGCACAGGATCAAGGGCCAGGATCTAACATGTATTGGCACTCGATGTTATAAGCTGTCGTTTACAGTTTTGACTGCAACGACACTTGTTTCAGCTCTCGCTTCACTTATTTTGCTGATGAGAACGCTTAAATTCTACAGAAGTGACATATACAAAAAGTTTAGAGAGAATACAGAGAATGTAGTCGAGGCAGTGCATACAGAGAATGTGGTCGAGGCAGTGCATACGGATAATGTGGTCGAGGCAGTGCATACAGAGAATACAGAGAATGTGGTCGAGGCAGTGCATACGGATAATGTGGTCGAGGCAGTGCATACAGAGAATGTAGTCGAGGCAGTGCATACAGAAATGGCTTCATCATCTCCGGCTCCGACCCATTAA
- the LOC137723427 gene encoding glutathione S-transferase L3-like, with translation MAYKHEELPPQLDSTSSPPPLFDGTTRLYVNYTCPFAQRVWITRNYKGLQDKIKLVGIDLENRPDWYKEKVYPGNKVPSLEHNGKVIGESLDLIKYLENNFEGPSLVPNDNPERKKFGKELLTYVDTFVGSLFRSLKGDTVKAADEQFDYLENALKKFDDGPYLLGQFSLVDIAYIPFVERFQAFLSDVFKYDITAGRPKLAAFLEEINKIEAYKVTKADPKEIVALFKKHLV, from the exons ATGGCGTACAA gcatgaggaacttcctccaCAGTTGGATTCCACTTCCTCCCCACCTCCTCTCTTTGACGGCACTACAAG GTTGTACGTAAATTACACATGTCCATTTGCACAACGGGTTTGGATCACTAGGAACTACAAG GGTTTGCAAGACAAGATTAAGTTAGTCGGTATAGATCTTGAAAACAGGCCTGATTGGTACAAGGAAAAGGTCTACCCTGGAAACAAG GTGCCGTCTCTGGAGCACAATGGAAAAGTCATTGGAGAGAGTCTTGACCTGATCAAATACCTCGAAAACAACTTCGAAGGGCCTTCACTTGTCCCCAAT GACAACCCTGAGAGAAAAAAGTTTGGCAAAGAATTATTAACTTATGTCGATACCTTCGTGGGGTCCTTGTTTCGCTCATTGAAAGGAGACACGGTAAAAGCAGCTG ATGAGCAGTTTGATTACTTGGAAAATGCTCTTAAGAAATTTGACGATGGGCCGTATCTTCTGGGTCAGTTTAGTTTG GTGGACATAGCCTATATCCCGTTCGTTGAGCGGTTCCAAGCCTTCTTATCAGACGTATTCAAGTATGACATCACAGCTGGGAGGCCTAAACTAGCAGCATTCTTGGAG GAAATCAACAAGATTGAGGCATACAAGGTAACCAAAGCTGATCCAAAGGAGATTGTTGCATTGTTCAAGAAGCACTTAGTG TAA